DNA sequence from the Coccidioides posadasii str. Silveira chromosome 5, complete sequence genome:
AGTTAACAACCATGTAGTAGAATATAGCGATGAGGAGAATCCTAGCAGCTCGCCTGAGCTTCAAGACAGTGCCTCACAACTTGTTATGCCAAGTATAAAAATGCCAAGTCGAAGGCCATTTACTGAGAGGGGCAAATCCCTTGGGAGACTGAAGGTGATGATCGCTGGCAGTACAGGTGAGATATGATTGATGTTCAGTTTTTTTTTAATCGCGCTCTTACACGAGGATTATAGGTTCAGGGAAGACGTGTCTCTTGAAATCTATCGTTCAGGCCTGCGAGGACATTGTGCATATCGATCCTCTCCCCCAAAATACATCCCACACCCGCCTCTCAAACTCAAAGAAACAGAATGTGCAGCATGGGAAGAGGATTCGGCGCGTACGGGATCGCCCCTCAATCGCGGAGATTTACGCAAGCACTAAACCGTATCCAACGTGGTGGTCAGATCTTGAAGACTCGAGGGTACTACGGAGGCGAAAAAGTCTAGGGGATGTGGTTTTGGAGCGGAATCTTTGCTTCGTGGACACCGTCAATACGTGTGTGGATCAGATAGAACAAACAAACTTGGAGATTCAATATATGATTCAACAATTCCGGAGGGCGACCACTGCTATCCATTCCGGCAACGCTGATCTTCAAGGTTTGCTAAGTGGGAATGGTGGATCACAGGTCGATGCAATCCTGTATCTTATTTCCCAAGGCAAGTATTCTAGACTTCTACATATATAACGATAGACTCTGCTAATTTTTTGAATAGACACGCTTATGTCCGATATCCAATCAATTAAGCGGTTATCCGACTTTAGCAATGTTATCCCATTAATAGCAAAAGCGGACACCCTTTCATCAGAGCAGATTCATGGTTTGAAAAATATATTCCTTCAGAAAGCGCGAGAAGCTAGCATTGGAACCTTTTTTGGAGATTCCCTGTCCCGCAGTGACGATGTACCTACTCCACGTGCTCCATTCTCGATTTCGTCAGTCACAACAAGCGATGATGAAATGATGGATGCCAGTGTGTTAATGAGTCCGGATTACATACAGCCATTGGCACTGTCTGAGCTTGGCTTCCTTTTAGACAAGATCTTTGACCAAGATAACTTTGTCTGGTTCCGCCATTCCGCAGCAAAGAAATTGATACGGTCACATAATCTTGGGAAATTTGCGTTCGAGCAACGAGTAACCACCCCAACCTCAGCCCCATCTGACTTTATTGATTCCCGATTTACCTCTCCGTTCTCTTCGATATCACAGTCGCAGGTCCTCGATTCACCGCGGAAAAGTAGGGGCCTTTCAGAGTACACGTTAGCCCGAGTGGCGGACCATACTCGACGAGAAGAGCACTTGGCTCAGATCCAGCTTGCCAAATGGGCCACAGATCTACAATGCAGTCTCCAAAATGAGAGGATGCAATATGAGCGCCTAGCTCGAGACGAGCGGGCCGCGTGGCTAACTAAACGGCTCGACGAATGCGTGGCGGATGGGACGCTCGTTCCTATAGGCCATGTCACTGCTTACGAGAAAGAGACCGGCGTCCTAACAGTGCATAGCCATGACGGTCGCCAGCTTCGATATCGTACTGGGAATATGAGTGCCAGTGACCCTCTGGGACTAATCAGGTGGAATGAGGATATGAAGCGACGGG
Encoded proteins:
- a CDS encoding uncharacterized protein (EggNog:ENOG410PI5W~COG:S~TransMembrane:1 (i685-705o)); the protein is MRPCVTDQQTSHPRKPSISNQKVSTHFTEPHARPESFFLSRSDDMERSRSRSSDRARDSTYGVQSLEEAMELSGEESHHAASDNHGLEDSTKPISPLLHRISTVKPVAADDVVSSRPSSSAFGHNQSMENAPSLPLTPLLLGSPAVPGSLPGSPKSASTRSFRRSDEISILDEVNNHVVEYSDEENPSSSPELQDSASQLVMPSIKMPSRRPFTERGKSLGRLKVMIAGSTGSGKTCLLKSIVQACEDIVHIDPLPQNTSHTRLSNSKKQNVQHGKRIRRVRDRPSIAEIYASTKPYPTWWSDLEDSRVLRRRKSLGDVVLERNLCFVDTVNTCVDQIEQTNLEIQYMIQQFRRATTAIHSGNADLQGLLSGNGGSQVDAILYLISQDTLMSDIQSIKRLSDFSNVIPLIAKADTLSSEQIHGLKNIFLQKAREASIGTFFGDSLSRSDDVPTPRAPFSISSVTTSDDEMMDASVLMSPDYIQPLALSELGFLLDKIFDQDNFVWFRHSAAKKLIRSHNLGKFAFEQRVTTPTSAPSDFIDSRFTSPFSSISQSQVLDSPRKSRGLSEYTLARVADHTRREEHLAQIQLAKWATDLQCSLQNERMQYERLARDERAAWLTKRLDECVADGTLVPIGHVTAYEKETGVLTVHSHDGRQLRYRTGNMSASDPLGLIRWNEDMKRRGWIVLQVIGGVGFVGGLALWLARTLGLTSHDLSNWIRAY